In Helicoverpa zea isolate HzStark_Cry1AcR chromosome 3, ilHelZeax1.1, whole genome shotgun sequence, the following proteins share a genomic window:
- the LOC124646189 gene encoding uncharacterized protein LOC124646189 isoform X3: MDTKSLHSKHPKKMKASKDKQEVFVLPPDILKKLGINIDNTDSSQIIPPDVNTNSFSNSEISSAENVPASTYSPKPSDTSILETASLMMKSVFLSPTFIPTVANVTAGEVELLSNNNIEETFMSTDSVEPQTPILIPEVNNKGAGVPDSGDILGQCYMVGLDQYNTTLNGEHISVSKTDEGYLDKHVDGNKIQEDNKMTLNEIPSDMGNSIDNVDGVYNEDLLKDLCNKELIATGRNSPYISSNDVEMGNPAPKPAPKINIVSEETIALSELRKLKSTQFSNTNTLTPVTISSIVDTKMNNAHRQNVNNKQLNNYEISHSKKLGSEEKVNKLNPKLSNESIPTNPTPSDFLQGIDTEKEVIGIGGNSPPQKESCDKVRKISNEIIVTEVLPDCQMNGHDSYAEDNTPANLKLVNDLDINVEGLVIDRNSKTTEICNGRIDDEVASNKKEILPEIECRCDNNNEGKSDKQEETVIEKTETDNVHQNTEIKSNRKESSNLKQSFNEDCSVKNKSTKIKENKLASMLIETKNLSDSNADKKIDKVKEIAAYLRKFSHIYTDKKKTKMALKNDVMRKEAINSNINTTESKLCIQGVEKPGGTNIDSERTSDCKVMKTYTRRNPVKTTKSHTSIIRKTETIIVDDAQEYTLHAVNILTPNQTQQFCLCFDFGHLSYYDNDNLYEHIHFWRHNTANCDMDVIFSIYNDEIEVKNETLVDTEEKTDENDETYNVCCNIYSKEYSDHLDNCDNDAVPSLEPEHITHDSKHADAVDTPQVSVLNNESPKANPPKANSPKAISPKAISPKANSPKAISPKANSPKKIDQAESTTNLNVDDVIEVMDEGVVDKDELDKCVNIKDSDESSNTECNERVVAATATASESDCINPSKSTSRLNSTKRKLPSSVSITSDEPSVKKKIKCGVCNGIFSAADWDSHVETQHDLIAWKAGTTLNLDDPELKKKLKEKIKSVGLQKCSLCSVEFKKFNRFIEHVKYCIQNKGNQKPEKPARKSRIVADEKVTCGVCQKTLLSSNWLEHSGRSHNYLAWIDGQDTLNVENESDVRQHLQNIIRINGKLTCYKCGLSRSRVKLYLAHVKTCDGTGISLDDTSTTIELDCSSILNETVEEPTETANVKCGVCQNDVARTEWLDHIAKEHTYLAWREGETPLNVDDEELVCEYLKQLIRQYGGLTCHKCGLVRKRGKLYLAHVETCDGTGQADISLANTSLNTTTQSTDVWIEVPVEGEERKVVKCGVCSQEVPIVDWIKHIGKEHDYLAWRDGSTPLDLEDELAVKSHLLDVSRQAGGLMCNKCEKIIKYPKVYVQHIKECNTGSLDSRKLDTSSSSRIDSYSQNKVKDEILTCGVCASKVESALWIKHIEKNHHYIAWVDGETPIDKDDSAMVQKHLYDLSKILGGLVCTSCGLKRKYVKSYLDHIEVCDKRYSNDDTVYSEHEIVECARCSEKVPQKAFRKHAMKEHYNIAWAVGDNPIDLNNPYVVESYLKEYHHANNRLVCKVCRKSRVSYVGFYAHIIACGKTEEETDMYKNVCDLCNNKYLIIYKSQHMTMHREKEYALERKQLALKEEEMKKEEPLEVTPTGRRRAAERAKTVIEKYKNCLEDGSYHCSKCGFNSEIESELTDHVCVENKWVDASDSDDSVKLENCSDEESEESDVDSNVSDEEHLEREETPIRKKFSPDSSYKESTKVSRIPYQIKDISKYMKKSAEEFFKTYLTDEELFTQWRHCEIEEVSGTELVNCMPPVEESCKVRFDETDDWKTFKRLEAERLKDRVVMFLGASIQCMRWAPATSAAVSHYLAVATHRDADTPRLGADVTHSGPGLLQIWDCGDVVRDKPRFALGLVHDFGTIWSIDWCPSGARDADDVTPEPNRMHRLGLLAAACSNGAAYIFAVPYPSSITEKENPFYKLKPIVELRLASNESRKVYQATAVKWSMQRGHSHVVVGYADGTTAYYDLNGDSPLLRTTDNNMTVFYPYHDERVLNSCIEDVDIYPSGAGFHRAGGAVVAGSAGGAGAGALQSHVPAARVLHPPHWPAAMLAGDDCLGMYCQCSCSIYPPRGRRGGGGQRGRRGRGRAAVARARRARAAPAALARRHAGGGRLSRYVLSV; the protein is encoded by the exons GCGAGTTTGATGATGAAGTCGGTTTTCTTGAGCCCAACTTTTATTCCCACCGTTGCAAATGTAACTGCAGGTGAAGTTGAACTTTTAAGCAATAATAATATAGAGGAGACTTTTATGTCAACTGATTCAGTTGAGCCACAAACTCCTATTTTAATTCCTGAAGTGAATAACAAAGGTGCAGGTGTACCTGACTCAGGTGATATTCTAGGACAATGTTACATGGTAGGCCTAGATCAATATAACACCACTCTAAATGGAGAACATATAAGTGTGTCAAAAACTGATGAAGGGTACTTAGATAAACATGTTGATGGAAATAAAATACAAGAAGATAATAAAATGACACTTAATGAAATTCCCAGTGATATGGGAAATAGCATTGATAACGTGGATGGAGTATATAATGAAGACTTGTTAAAGGATCTTTGCAATAAAGAATTGATTGCAACAGGCAGAAATTCTCCTTATATTTCTTCTAATGATGTTGAAATGGGAAATCCTGCCCCTAAGCCTGCACctaaaataaacatagtttCTGAAGAAACCATTGCTCTGTCAGAACTTAGAAAGCTCAAAAGCACCCAGTtttcaaatacaaatacactCACTCCAGTTACTATTAGTAGTATAGTTGACACTAAAATGAATAATGCTCACAGacaaaatgttaataataaacagttaaataattatgagataTCACATTCAAAAAAACTTGGAAGTGAagagaaggtaaataaattaaaccctAAGCTTAGTAATGAATCCATACCAACAAATCCTACACCTAGTGATTTTTTACAGGGGATTGATACAGAAAAAGAAGTGATAGGTATAGGTGGGAATTCCCCTCCACAAAAGGAATCATGTGATAAAGTCAGAAAAATCTCAAATGAAATTATAGTAACTGAGGTACTACCTGATTGTCAAATGAATGGTCATGACAGTTATGCAGAAGACAATACACCTGCAAATTTGAAATTAGTTAATGATCTTGACATAAATGTAGAAGGTCTTGTTATTGATAGAAATTCAAAGACAACAGAAATTTGTAATGGACGGATAGATGACGAAGTGGCGtctaataaaaaggaaattctTCCTGAAATTGAATGTAGATGCGATAATAATAATGAAGGAAAATCTGATAAGCAAGAAGAAACAGTTATTGAAAAAACCGAGACAGATAATGTACATCAAAACACTGAAATTAAATCTAATCGCAAGGAAAGTagtaatttaaaacaaagttttaatGAAGATTGCAGTGTAAAAAACAAATctactaaaataaaagaaaataagttggCTAGTATGTTAATTGAAACCAAAAATCTCTCAGATAGCAATGcagataaaaaaatagacaaaGTAAAGGAGATAGCTGCATATTTAAGGAAATTTTCTCACATATATActgataaaaagaaaactaaaatgGCCCTTAAGAATGATGTAATGAGGAAAGAAGCAATAAATTCCAATATTAATACGACTGAATCAAAATTATGCATTCAAGGTGTTGAAAAGCCTGGTGGAACAAATATTGATAGTGAACGCACTAGTGATTGCAAAGTTATGAAAACGTACACTAGGCGTAATCCTGTGAAGACAACTAAATCGCACACATCTATAATACGTAAGACTGAGACAATCATCGTAGATGATGCCCAGGAGTACACACTCCATGCAGTAAACATTTTAACACCAAATCAAACTCAacagttttgtttatgttttgatttTGGACACCTATCTTATTACGATAATGATAATTTGTATGAGCATATACATTTCTGGCGCCATAACACAGCAAATTGTGACATGGATGTAATATTTTCCATTTACAATGATGAGATAGAGGTTAAAAATGAAACGTTAGTAGATACAGAGGAGAAGACTGATGAAAATGATGAAACATATAATgtttgttgtaatatttattcTAAAGAATATTCGGATCATTTAGATAATTGTGATAATGATGCTGTACCATCCTTAGAACCTGAACATATTACTCATGATTCGAAACATGCGGATGCTGTGGATACTCCACAAGTGTCTGTGTTGAATAATGAATCGCCGAAAGCAAATCCGCCGAAAGCAAATTCGCCGAAAGCAATTTCGCCGAAAGCAATTTCTCCGAAAGCAAATTCGCCGAAAGCAATTTCGCCGAAAGCAAATTCGCCGAAAAAAATCGATCAAGCTGAATCTACAACTAATTTAAATGTGGATGATGTTATAGAAGTTATGGATGAAGGTGTGGTTGATAAAGATGAACTGGACAAATGTGTGAACATAAAAGATTCAGATGAATCTTCCAATACTGAATGTAACGAAAGAGTCGTAGCTGCGACAGCTACTGCATCTGAAAGTGACTGCATTAATCCCAGCAAGAGCACATCGCGTCTGAATTCAACA AAGCGCAAATTGCCGTCATCAGTATCGATAACTAGTGATGAGCCATctgttaagaaaaaaattaagtgtGGGGTATGCAACGGCATATTCTCTGCAGCGGACTGGGACAGCCATGTCGAAACTCAGCATGATCTAATTGCTTGGAAGGCGGGTACTACCCTT AATTTAGATGACCCCGAATTGAAGAAAAAactcaaagaaaaaattaaatcaGTTGGCCTACAGAAGTGTAGTCTATGCAGCGtggaatttaaaaaatttaacCGGTTCATAGAACATGTTAAATACTGCATTCAGAATAAG ggAAATCAAAAGCCAGAGAAGCCTGCCCGCAAATCAAGAATAGTAGCAGATGAGAAAGTGACTTGTGGTGTCTGTCAGAAAACCCTGTTGTCTTCCAATTGGTTAGAGCATAGCGGTAGGAGCCACAACTACTTGGCTTGGATTGATGGACAAGACACCTTA AATGTGGAAAACGAATCAGATGTTAGGCAGCACCTGCAGAATATTATTCGAATAAATGGAAAGCTGACTTGTTACAAATGTGGCTTATCCCGCAGCCGTGTCAAGTTGTATCTAGCCCATGTGAAAACTTGCGACGGTACTGGG ATATCCTTGGATGACACCTCAACCACTATCGAATTAGATTGTTCAAGTATTCTAAACGAAACCGTGGAAGAACCTACTGAAACCGCAAATGTTAAATGTGGTGTTTGTCAAAATGATGTGGCAAGAACTGAATGGCTAGACCACATAGCCAAGGAACATACATATTTGGCCTGGCGTGAGGGAGAGACACCTTTA AATGTGGACGATGAAGAATTAGTGTGCGAATATTTGAAGCAGTTAATTAGACAGTATGGAGGGTTGACCTGTCATAAATGCGGCTTGGTGCGTAAACGCGGTAAATTGTACTTAGCTCACGTTGAAACCTGTGATGGAACT ggCCAAGCCGATATTTCGTTAGCTAATACCAGTCTGAATACTACAACTCAATCGACTGATGTATGGATCGAAGTGCCAGTCGAAGGGGAAGAGAGGAAAGTAGTGAAATGTGGTGTTTGTTCCCAAGAGGTGCCTATCGTAGACTGGATCAAGCATATAGGCAAAGAACACGACTATCTGGCGTGGCGAGACGGATCTACACCACTG GACCTGGAAGACGAGCTCGCAGTAAAATCCCACCTCCTTGACGTATCGAGGCAGGCTGGCGGCCTCATGTGCAACAAATGCgagaaaattataaagtacCCCAAGGTTTATGTACAACATATAAAGGAGTGCAATACG GGATCACTCGACTCTCGTAAGTTAGACACTTCATCTTCAAGCAGGATTGATTCATACAGTCAGAATAAAGTCAAAGATGAGATACTGACTTGCGGTGTGTGTGCGAGTAAGGTAGAAAGTGCTCTATGGATAAAACATATAGAAAAGAACCATCATTATATCGCCTGGGTAGACGGCGAGACACCGATT GATAAAGATGATTCTGCAATGGTACAAAAGCATCTGTACGATTTGTCCAAAATCTTGGGTGGTTTGGTGTGTACGAGTTGTGGACTGAAGAGGAAGTATGTCAAGTCCTACCTGGATCATATCGAAGTATGCGACAAGAGATATAGCAACGACGATACTGTGTACTCGGAACACG AAATTGTTGAATGTGCTAGATGTTCTGAGAAAGTGCCACAGAAAGCTTTTCGGAAACATGCTATGAAGGAACACTACAACATTGCCTGGGCGGTTGGAGACAACCCTATA GACCTAAATAATCCGTATGTTGTTGAAAGCTATTTGAAAGAGTATCACCACGCGAACAACAGACTAGTTTGTAAGGTGTGCCGTAAAAGCAGAGTGTCTTATGTCGGCTTCTACGCTCATATCATAGCCTGTGGTAAAACTGAAGAG GAAACGGATATGTACAAAAATGTATGCGATTTATGTAACAATAAGTACCTGATTATATACAAAAGTCAGCATATGACCATGCATCGAGAGAAGGAGTATGCTTTGGAACGCAAGCAACTCGCCCTTAAGGAAGAAGAAATGAAAAAAGAGGAACCTTTGGAAGTCACGCCGACTGGACGTAGAAGGGCTGCTGAAAG GGCAAAGACCGTGATAGAAAAGTATAAGAACTGCCTAGAAGAT GGAAGTTACCACTGTTCAAAATGTGGTTTCAATTCGGAAATTGAAAGTGAACTGACAGATCATGTATGCGTAGAAAACAAATGGGTTGACGCATCAGACTCTGACGATTCGGTTAAGTTAGAAAACTGTTCTGACGAAGAATCTGAAGAGTCTGATGTTGATTCTAACGTGTCAGACGAGGAACACCTGGAGCGCGAAGAGACTCCTATTAGGAAGAAATTTTCACCAGATTCAAGTTATAAAG AGAGCACAAAAGTAAGTCGAATACCATACCAAATCAAGGATATTAGTAAATACATGAAGAAAAGCGCTGAAGAATT ttttaaaacttatttaactgaTGAGGAACTATTTACGCAATGGCGTCATTGTGAAATAGAGGAAGTGTCAGGAACTGAGTTGGTTAACTGTATGCCACCCGTTGAGGAGTCCTGCAAAGTTAGATTCGATGAGACTGATGATTGGAAGACGTTTAAACGACTCGAAGCTGAAAGACTCAAAG ACAGGGTCGTAATGTTCCTGGGCGCCAGTATCCAGTGCATGCGCTGGGCCCCCGCGACATCAGCAGCAGTCTCCCACTACCTGGCCGTGGCCACGCATCGCGACGCCGACACGCCACGTCTAGGCGCCGACGTCACCCACTCCGGCCCTGGATTGCTACAAATTTGGGATTGCGGGGATGTAGTTAG GGATAAACCACGGTTTGCCTTAGGTCTTGTACACGACTTCGGGACAATATGGTCGATAGACTGGTGTCCGTCCGGAGCGAGGGACGCAGACGATGTCACTCCCGAACCGAACCGAATGCACAGACTAGGCTTACTAGCTGCAGCTTGCTCTAACGGCGCAGCTTACATCTTCGCTGTGCCTTATCCATCGTCTATAACggaaaa agAGAATCCATTTTATAAACTAAAGCCGATTGTGGAATTGAGGCTAGCAAGTAATGAAAGTAGAAAAGTATATCAAGCTACTGCCGTCAAGTGGTCTAtg CAAAGAGGTCATTCTCACGTAGTGGTCGGATATGCAGATGGGACGACGGCATACTATGACCTAAACGGAGATTCGCCATTGCTGCGGACCACAGACAATAATATGACAGTATTTTATCCATATCACGATGAGCGCGTTCTAAACTCTTGTATAGAAG ACGTGGACATATACCCTTCCGGCGCGGGGTTCCaccgcgcgggcggcgcggtggtggcgggcagcgcgggcggcgcgggcgcgggcgcgctgCAGTCGCACGTGCCCGCCGCGCGCGTGCTGCACCCGCCGCACTGGCCCGCCGCCATGCTGGCGGGGGACGACTGTCTAGGTATGTACTGTCAGTGTAGCTGCTCTATATACCCtccgcgcgggcggcgcggtggtggcgggcagcgcgggcggcgcgggcgcgggcgcgctgCAGTCGCACGTGCCCGCCGCGCGCGTGCTGCACCCGCCGCACTGGCCCGCCGCCATGCTGGCGGGGGACGACTGTCTAGGTATGTACTGTCAGTGTAG